One window from the genome of Thermus sediminis encodes:
- a CDS encoding HU family DNA-binding protein encodes MAAKKTVTKADLIDQVASAAGLKKKDVKAAVDTFLAKVEEAVGTGNKVQLTGFGTFEVRKRKARTGVKPGTKERIKIPATQYPAFKPGKALKEKVKK; translated from the coding sequence ATGGCAGCAAAGAAAACGGTCACCAAAGCGGATCTGATAGACCAGGTCGCGTCGGCCGCCGGCCTCAAGAAGAAGGACGTGAAGGCTGCGGTAGACACCTTTTTGGCCAAGGTGGAAGAGGCCGTGGGCACGGGTAACAAGGTGCAGCTCACCGGCTTCGGCACCTTTGAGGTGCGCAAGCGGAAGGCCCGCACCGGCGTGAAGCCCGGCACCAAGGAGAGGATCAAGATCCCGGCCACCCAGTACCCCGCCTTCAAGCCGGGCAAGGCCCTCAAGGAAAAGGTCAAGAAGTAG